The Ketobacter sp. MCCC 1A13808 DNA segment GTAATAATGGGCAGCAGTATAATGGACATCCGCAGTAAACCACACCACATCCCTGATGCGTTTCCGTTTAATAAACCGCAATAAGTCGGCCATTTCCAATTCCCGCCCCAATGGCTTGCCGTCGCCGTTGGCCATATTTTCAAATTTATCATCACCGTCGCTCACCACCAGCCCGATGGGCATATCGGATGCTATCACTTTCCAAACGGCTTTCGATTCTGCGAGTTGCTTTTTTATCCAGCGCAATTGCTTGTCCCCTAGTAGCGCCGTCTCTGCGCTTTGCCGAGTTTGATCATTCGCTGTGTTGGGGCCACGATAACTGCGCATATCAATGACGATGACGTCCAGCAGATCGCCGTAGGAAATTTTTCGGTACACACGCTCGGATTCATCTGCAGCGTGATAGCGCATGGGGGCATATTCCAGAAACGCTTTGCTGCCATTCGCGACCAGGGTGGGAATATTTTTTTCAGTGTAGCGATCATCGTCCAGCAGATCTTTGGAGCCAGACCAATTATTTACCACCTCATGATCGTCCCACTGCCAAATTTGTGGCACTTCGGCATTAAAGCGACGCACGTTCTCATCCATCAGATTGTATTGGTAACGGCCCCGATACTCCGGCAACGTTTCCGCTACTTTAGACACTGCTTCTGTCACCAGGTTATTCCAGATACGCCCGTCTTCCGCCACCTGTGTTTCTGCAATTGGCCCGTCGGCATAAATCGTGTCACCACTGTGGATAAAGAAATCCGGCCGTTCCAGGCGCATGGCTTCGTAAATAGTCATGCCACCGAATTGGGGATTGATCCCCCACCCCTGACCCGCCGTATCTCCTGACCAAAGAAACCGGATATCACGCCGGTGTCGGGGTGCGGTAATAAAACGCCCCACCACCGGCTCGCTCAGGACACGGTCATTCGTTAGATCCTGAAAAGCGACGCGCACAAAAATTTCACGATCGCAGGGCAAACGAGTTAAATCCAAACGCGCGGTAAAATCCGTCGTCTCCAATGCATAGGGCCCACGAATCTTAACCGGGCTCGAGAATTCAGGATTAATATCGTATTCCACCACCATACGGGAGGGGCGGTCACTGCGGCTCCAGATCATGGCCCCCTCACATTGCACGTCGCCGATCTGAATGCCCTGCTGCAATTGCGGGAGCGCCGCATCCGGAGTAATAATAGCGGGTGCCCCGGTGACCCAGCGTGGCGTCAACGTCCCGGTAGCTCCGGCAGCCACCAGTAGACCCGAGCGCTTCAGAAAACGCCGACGGGTTGGATCACTATTCTGATTATCTGAATCTGTCATAAGCTCTCTCCTGAGTAAGACCCCGATTACGGGCCAAAGTCAGGCGCATGGTAAGGCGAATTTATGACAACAACGGGAATGCAGGCGTAACCGGGCATACCTTCAAAAAACCGCTATCGAACCGAAACCAAAACGTCACCTCTGCCAATTGCCAATAATTCCTATTTGCATTATCCTCGGAGACCTCTCTTAGCGTACGACTCGTCACCCCACAGGCACACTCCAGAAGATGCGGTATGAATGACTTTGCCACTGACTTTTCCATCGGACAGCTTTATAACGACCACCAACCGGCCCTGAAGCGTTTTCTTATGGCTATGTTACGCAGTGAACAGGCTGCCGAGGATGTTGCCCATGAGGCCTGGGTAAGGGTGCTACGGTACAGGCCCAAGCAACCGGTGGAAAATCCCCAGGCCTATTTATTTACTGTGGGTGCCAATGCCGCACGGGATTATCTGGCGCGGGAAAGCACCCGCAGCAAGTTCACCACCACCGCCGATGACGCGCCCTTCGATCAGGCTATCTGCCCTCACCCCAACGCCGAACAATGCGCTCAAGACCATCAGCGCCTGCAAACGTTAGCCCGAGCAGTCGATGATTTACCTCCGCGCTGCCGTGAAGTGTTTTTAATGAGTCGCTTCGATGGGCTGAGCAACCCGGATATTGCCCTTCGCCTGCAAATTTCCCGCAATATGGTAGAAAAACACATTATCAAAGCACTTCTCCATTGCCGTAATAGGCTAAAATCCCAAGGCGTATAAGCCTCAATCATTTATTTTGTTAATGACATATACAACGTCAGGAATCCTCCATGTCAGGCAGTCCACCTATTGAGGGCGCCCCGACTAAAGAGCAAAAAGCAATGACCCAGCGAAATCCAGCCAGCACTAACCGACCCGCGGATGACCAGCAGGAGCGGTTTCCGGAGTCGCTGGTTGAAGAGGCCACCACCTGGTTTGTACGCATGACAACGGGCGATGCCAGCACCGAGGACCGGCAGCTATTCCAGCGATGGCTGGAACAAAGCCCGACGCATTGGGCCGCCTACAGTGAAGCCAAAAAATTGTGGGATGAGCTGGGCCAGATACCCGCACCGGCGGCAGTTTCCCCTACCCCCAGCCGTCGCTTCACTGGCTGGAAACCGGGACTCGCCGCGTGTTTCGCGCTACTTGCCTGTGTCTTGTTCGGGCAATCAGCAACCCTTGAAAACCTGCAATCGACCTATTTCACCTCGGTAGGTGAAATCCGTCAGATTACCCTAAGCGATCGCTCTGTCCTGTTTTTAAATACGGATTCAGCTGTCAACATCGAATTTACCGAGCACTGCCGTTGTATCACCCTGCTACGAGGCGAGGCTTATTTTGAAGTCAGCAAAAATCCCGCCCGCCCGTTTGAAGTCCACACCGGCATCGGGCGGACCCGGGCAGTGGGTACCGCGTTTTCCGTACGCAAAACCCAGCAGGATACCCGCGTGGCGGTCACCGAAGGCCGAGTGGAAATAGCAAGCGAACTCAACAACGCTGAATTTCAAAGCTTGCTCCTGAACGCAGGCGATACCGCATTTTACGATCGCAACGGTGTGCAACCATCGGGCTCACACGTCGCCGACAATACGGCTGCGTGGAGGCACGGCAAACTCATATTTATAAACCGCCCTCTGAGTGAAGTGGTATCCGAACTGGATCGATACCATGCCGGAAAAATAGTATTGGCCCGCCAACCCGGCGGCGAGCAGCATTTCACCGGCGTACTCAATCTGCAGGATACTGGACAGGCGCTGATGGCACTGGAGCAAACTCAGTCCTTATCGATACTGGAAATTACACCACTGCTGATCTTTCTCCGGGCCTCACACTAGAGCCGGCCCCGAACCGGAAACTGACTCACTCTTTGTCGCTCAGCCTTTTTCTCATTATCCAGGTCAGGAGTTCCATCCTCGAACCAGTCCTATTTAACTGAAGCGTATTACCAACCGCCTTTCGCAGTGATCATAGGATTAAAAATATGAATTCCCGGGGATATTTCGGTACCGCCATCCTGGCGACCGTTTTTGCTCATACGACAGTCTTGGCAGATGATAATCGGGTCAGCAGCGTCGTTGCCAAAGAACAACATTCAGCTGCCATGTCCAATTTCTCTATTCCGGCAGGTGACTTGCAAAGTGCATTACTCAACTTTTCCCAGCAAGTGGATTTGCAATTACTGTACGCTTCGGACCTGACTGCAGGCATAACCACACAAGGTATCCAGGGCGAATACCATCCCCAAGCTGCGCTTGAACTGTTACTGGCCGGAACCGGACTCACCTATCGTTTCACTAACGAGCACACCGTGACGTTGGAAAAGGCAGGTGAAAGTACCCTGCCTGCAGTTGAAGTCTCCGCCAACGCGGTGCCTGCTTCAGAGCAACTGCCAATGCCCTTCAATGGCGGACAAGTAGCCGATGGTGTCCGCCTGGGGATTCTGGGCAACACCGACATTCTGGACGCGCCATTCAGTATCACCAGCTATACCAGTAAAACCATAGAAGACCAGCAAGCCCGTAGCGTCTTGGACGTTCTCGCCAATCAGCCCTCGGTGCGCAGTGCCAGTGCCCGCAGCAATATCAACGAAGATTTTATCCTGCGGGGATTCCCGGTTGAGAGCCAGGATATCGCGCTTAACGGTATGTATGCGTTGATGCCCTACTTTCGTGTACCGGTTGAAATGGCTGAACGTGTGGAAGTATTTGAAGGTCCAAGTGCCTTGCTGAGCGGCATGTCGCCCGGCGGCAATATTGGTGGCTCAATCAACATCGTTCCGAAGCGGGCCGGAGACCGGCCCGTTAACCGATTCACCGCCCAGTACTTTTCAGACTCTGTACTCGGTGGCCACCTGGATATCGGTCGCCGTTTCGGTGAAAACGACGAATTCGGCGCCCGCGTGAACGGCATGTACCGTACTGGTGACACCACGGTTGATTATCAATCCGAAGAGGATAAGTTAGGATCTGTGGCGCTGGATTACCAGGGCGATCGCCTACGCCTGAGCGCAGACCTTATCTATCAGAAACAAAATATCGACGGCGTCGTAAGGCAATTTACAATCGCCCCCACGGTCACCAATTTGCCCTCTCCGCCGGAGGGCACCCTCAGTTACCCCGGCTCCTGGACTGATCTTGCCATGGAAGACAGCTCCGGCGTGTTTCGTGCTGAGTTTGATCTGTCCAGCGCAGTCACCCTTTACGCCGGTGCCGGCGCAAGAGCCAGTAAAATGGACGCTGTGGCAGGTAATCCTGAGATCACCGGCAATTTTGGCAGCTATACTTACGCGCCTGCCTGGCAACTCTTTGATGTGGATTCCCGCTCCTATGAAGCCGGTATGAACAGTCGCTTCGCAACGGGCTTCGTTACCCATCAATTGAATATCAGCGCCACTCAGGTACGCCAGAATCAAAGCCTCTTTTTTTACACAGGCTTCCCTTTCCAGGACGGGACCATCACAACCTCCAATGATACCCCCGCCCCCGATCTGGCAGGCATCACTGTAGATAAAAATAAATACGTCGATACCAAGCTGACCAGCTATGCAATAGCAGACACCTTGGGTTTTATGGATGAAAAAGTGAAGTTGACCGTTGGCATCCGGCAGCAACAAGTTCAGGTTCAGAATTTTAATTTTTTAACCGGCGCACCGTCGGGGGATGCCTACGACGAGAGCAAACCCACTCCGGTGGTGGGCTTGGTCTTGAAGCCCTGGTCAGAAACCGTATCGTTATACGCCAGCTATGTGGAAGGCCTGAGCTAGGGGCCGACCGCACCGCTCGATCCAACTCTGACCAATCCCGGTGAGGTTTTTGAGCCCACCGTTTCCAAACAATTCGAAATAGGAGCCAAAGCAGAATGGAATAGTTTGGGCGGCTCGGTTGCAATCTATCACTTAGAAAAGCCCAGCGGGATACGGGTTGGCAACACCTTCGAAGTCAGCGGTGAACAAACCCACAAAGGGGTGGAACTTAATCTTTACGGTGAAATAACACCGGCTATTCGACTTTTGGGGGGGGCATCCTATATCGACTCCGAAATGGCCACCACGACTGAAGGTATCAACCAGGGCAGATCAGCAATCGGTGTTCCTGAATTTCAGCTGAACCTGGGCGGCGAGTGGGACACCCCGCTCATCAACCACCTGACACTGACCTCGCGAATTATCTATACCGGAGAACAATACGCCGACCAGTCAGGCCGTATTGAGCTACCGCACTGGACACGGGTCGATATCGGGGCACGCTATACCACTAAAGCCGCGGGCAAACCTCTGGTGCTGCGCGCTAATCTGGAGAATCTGTTTAATGAATCGTCCTGGGGTGTTTCAAATGCGGGCTACCTCTATGTGGGTGATGCTCGTAGCTTGCAACTGTCGGCCACCATTGACTTCTAGCACGTAAAAAAGGCACAAGGGGAATCCGATATGAATATCCGGCTCTGGTTTTTGATACATAAATGGACCAGTCTGGTCTGCACTGTATTTTTATTGATGTTGTGCCTGACCGGTCTGCCACTGATCTTTCATGAAGAAATTGATCACACTTTCGGGGATGAGGTTGAAGCACCGGAAATGCCTGCGGGCACGCCCGCAGCAAGCATGGACCAGATTGCCGAAGCAGCTCGGTTGCGCCACCCAGGAGAATTAATCCGCTTTGCCTTCTGGGACGAAAAAGAGCATCCCCATCTGACGCTATTGACCATGACCGAAACCTATGACGCGCCACCGGAGGACGACCGCCTCATTGTTCTTGACTCCCGCACCGCCGACATACTTGACGAGCCACCACCGGACAGCGGATTTATGTACATCATGTTCAAACTGCACGTCGACCTGTTTGCCGGGCTGCCGGGAATGTTATTTTTAGGCTTCATGGGGCTTTTATTCGTCGTCGCGATTGTGTCCGGGGTGGTGCTCTACTCGCCGTTCATGCGCAAATTGGATTTTGGTACGGTACGTACGCAGCGCAGCACCCGCTTGCAGTGGCTTGATCTGCACAACCTCTTGGGTGTGGTGACTTTGGTGTGGGCTTTGGTTGTCGGGCTCACCGGCAGCATTAATACCCTGAGTCAGGTGGTGATCGGCATCTGGCAGCAAGGACAATTGGCAGAAATGGTCGCGCCCTATAAAGATCTCGATCCGCCAACGGATTTGGGCTCGGTGCAGCGCGCTATGGACACCGCCAGCGCGGCTGTCCCGGATATGGATATCAGCTTCCTGGCCTGGCCAGGTACCCTGTTTTCCAGCCCCCATCATTACAGTGTGTTCATGCGTGGCACCACACCGCTGACGTCACGCCTTTTACAGCCGGCGCTGATCGACGCTGTCTCAGGCGAGCTCACAGACACCCGCACTATGCCCTGGTATGTACAGACGCTGCTGCTATCCCAACCCTTGCACTTTGGTGACTACGGCGGCCTTCCGCTTAAGGTTCTTTGGTTGGTATTGGATCTGATTACGATTGTGGTGCTGGGCAGCGGATTGTACCTCTGGATTGGCCGTCATCAACGTTCCACTGCCCGTCAAATAGAAGAAATCAAAGGTGGCGGTTTACTGGAAGGAGAAACGCGATGAGCCCGGCCAATAACGTTCGCCGTACCAACCTGCAGATATTTAAAGCACCGATCCTGCTGGCGGTGCTCAGTTTTGCAGGCCTGATCGCAGCGCTGGTGGGAGATGGCCCCTACGACGTGGTTTCCTGGATTGCCCTGAGTGTGCCATGCATCACAATTAGCCGGTTTCTTTGGAAAGCACGCCCCCAGCCAACCTGATTTTCACAGCCCCTCAAAAAAATCGACTTCGCCGTTTTCCAGCGAATATTCTGCCCCCACTATAGTCAAAGAGCCGGCTGCGAT contains these protein-coding regions:
- a CDS encoding TonB-dependent receptor → MNSRGYFGTAILATVFAHTTVLADDNRVSSVVAKEQHSAAMSNFSIPAGDLQSALLNFSQQVDLQLLYASDLTAGITTQGIQGEYHPQAALELLLAGTGLTYRFTNEHTVTLEKAGESTLPAVEVSANAVPASEQLPMPFNGGQVADGVRLGILGNTDILDAPFSITSYTSKTIEDQQARSVLDVLANQPSVRSASARSNINEDFILRGFPVESQDIALNGMYALMPYFRVPVEMAERVEVFEGPSALLSGMSPGGNIGGSINIVPKRAGDRPVNRFTAQYFSDSVLGGHLDIGRRFGENDEFGARVNGMYRTGDTTVDYQSEEDKLGSVALDYQGDRLRLSADLIYQKQNIDGVVRQFTIAPTVTNLPSPPEGTLSYPGSWTDLAMEDSSGVFRAEFDLSSAVTLYAGAGARASKMDAVAGNPEITGNFGSYTYAPAWQLFDVDSRSYEAGMNSRFATGFVTHQLNISATQVRQNQSLFFYTGFPFQDGTITTSNDTPAPDLAGITVDKNKYVDTKLTSYAIADTLGFMDEKVKLTVGIRQQQVQVQNFNFLTGAPSGDAYDESKPTPVVGLVLKPWSETVSLYASYVEGLS
- a CDS encoding FecR family protein, with amino-acid sequence MSGSPPIEGAPTKEQKAMTQRNPASTNRPADDQQERFPESLVEEATTWFVRMTTGDASTEDRQLFQRWLEQSPTHWAAYSEAKKLWDELGQIPAPAAVSPTPSRRFTGWKPGLAACFALLACVLFGQSATLENLQSTYFTSVGEIRQITLSDRSVLFLNTDSAVNIEFTEHCRCITLLRGEAYFEVSKNPARPFEVHTGIGRTRAVGTAFSVRKTQQDTRVAVTEGRVEIASELNNAEFQSLLLNAGDTAFYDRNGVQPSGSHVADNTAAWRHGKLIFINRPLSEVVSELDRYHAGKIVLARQPGGEQHFTGVLNLQDTGQALMALEQTQSLSILEITPLLIFLRASH
- a CDS encoding RNA polymerase sigma factor, which encodes MNDFATDFSIGQLYNDHQPALKRFLMAMLRSEQAAEDVAHEAWVRVLRYRPKQPVENPQAYLFTVGANAARDYLARESTRSKFTTTADDAPFDQAICPHPNAEQCAQDHQRLQTLARAVDDLPPRCREVFLMSRFDGLSNPDIALRLQISRNMVEKHIIKALLHCRNRLKSQGV
- a CDS encoding TonB-dependent receptor domain-containing protein, with protein sequence MTNPGEVFEPTVSKQFEIGAKAEWNSLGGSVAIYHLEKPSGIRVGNTFEVSGEQTHKGVELNLYGEITPAIRLLGGASYIDSEMATTTEGINQGRSAIGVPEFQLNLGGEWDTPLINHLTLTSRIIYTGEQYADQSGRIELPHWTRVDIGARYTTKAAGKPLVLRANLENLFNESSWGVSNAGYLYVGDARSLQLSATIDF
- a CDS encoding PepSY-associated TM helix domain-containing protein; translated protein: MNIRLWFLIHKWTSLVCTVFLLMLCLTGLPLIFHEEIDHTFGDEVEAPEMPAGTPAASMDQIAEAARLRHPGELIRFAFWDEKEHPHLTLLTMTETYDAPPEDDRLIVLDSRTADILDEPPPDSGFMYIMFKLHVDLFAGLPGMLFLGFMGLLFVVAIVSGVVLYSPFMRKLDFGTVRTQRSTRLQWLDLHNLLGVVTLVWALVVGLTGSINTLSQVVIGIWQQGQLAEMVAPYKDLDPPTDLGSVQRAMDTASAAVPDMDISFLAWPGTLFSSPHHYSVFMRGTTPLTSRLLQPALIDAVSGELTDTRTMPWYVQTLLLSQPLHFGDYGGLPLKVLWLVLDLITIVVLGSGLYLWIGRHQRSTARQIEEIKGGGLLEGETR
- a CDS encoding alkaline phosphatase D family protein, which produces MTDSDNQNSDPTRRRFLKRSGLLVAAGATGTLTPRWVTGAPAIITPDAALPQLQQGIQIGDVQCEGAMIWSRSDRPSRMVVEYDINPEFSSPVKIRGPYALETTDFTARLDLTRLPCDREIFVRVAFQDLTNDRVLSEPVVGRFITAPRHRRDIRFLWSGDTAGQGWGINPQFGGMTIYEAMRLERPDFFIHSGDTIYADGPIAETQVAEDGRIWNNLVTEAVSKVAETLPEYRGRYQYNLMDENVRRFNAEVPQIWQWDDHEVVNNWSGSKDLLDDDRYTEKNIPTLVANGSKAFLEYAPMRYHAADESERVYRKISYGDLLDVIVIDMRSYRGPNTANDQTRQSAETALLGDKQLRWIKKQLAESKAVWKVIASDMPIGLVVSDGDDKFENMANGDGKPLGRELEMADLLRFIKRKRIRDVVWFTADVHYTAAHYYDPNQAQFQDFLPFWEFVAGPLNAGSFGSNTLDNTFGPQVKFEMAPEQANMSPFAGFQFYGQVDIDAWSSELTVTLKNANGEAVYSHTLEPQRRHGRPY